GTGGGGATTTATCGTCCGCGACTATTTGCCGAGGGGACCGCCCCGGAGTTGGCTTGCGTATTGCGCCGTGCCGCCCGGCAGGGATCGGTCAGCGGCAGCTTGTACCGGGGGCGCTGGACCGATATGGGAACGCCGGAGCGGTTGCGGCTCGCGCGCCGGCTCCTGTCTGCCGAAGGCCGGGACGGAGCCCTCGCGCAAGGATAAACCCGCTTGGCCGGCCGCCTGGGCGGCGCCGGGTGTCGCCGGGGCCGCCATAGCGGCGGCGCTATTCTCCGGCGCCCGGGGCGTAGCGCGTGGGGTCCGGCAGGCCCGCGTCCCGAAAGCCGTTCCTTCGGAAGCGGCAGGCGTCGCAACGGCCGCAGGCCCGTCCCGCCGGGTCCGGCCGGTAGCAGGAGACGGTCTTCGAGTAGTCTAGGCCCAGCCGGGTGCCGTGCTGGACGATCTCCGCCTTGCTCATGGCGATGAGGGGCGCGTGGACGCGCATTCCCGCGCCTTCCGCGCCCTGCCGGGTGGCCAGCCGCGCCAGCCGTTCGAATGCGCGGATAAACTCCGGCCGGCAATCGGGATAGCCGGAGTAGTCCACGGCGTTCACGCCGATAAAGAGATCCCGGCAGTCCAGCGTTTCGGCCCAGCCCATGGCGATCGCCAG
Above is a window of Gammaproteobacteria bacterium DNA encoding:
- the queC gene encoding 7-cyano-7-deazaguanine synthase QueC, which produces MCPDADPPRAVVLLSGGMDSATVLATALQQGFSCHALGFDYGQRHRIELEMAQRLARDLGAAAYRAVRLDLGREGSALTDPRLPVPEAPTSGIPVTYVPARNTIFLAIAMGWAETLDCRDLFIGVNAVDYSGYPDCRPEFIRAFERLARLATRQGAEGAGMRVHAPLIAMSKAEIVQHGTRLGLDYSKTVSCYRPDPAGRACGRCDACRFRRNGFRDAGLPDPTRYAPGAGE